A single genomic interval of Selenobaculum gibii harbors:
- a CDS encoding cytochrome c biogenesis protein/redoxin yields the protein MENLNLSIVFFEGLISFLSPCILPILPVYLSMLSNSNLDNITSNGIAKNSLFRNTLFFTLGISTTFFLLGSSLNVLTSFFNANKDIMMIIGGIFIVFMGLFYMDIIKSNFLNQEKRLQLKAKKMNPFTAFLLGFTFSFGWTPCIGPILASVLILSSSADSLTISYLLIGLYTLGFILPFLLFSLFYNKLVHRVDKIKLHMSKIKKIGGIVLMLSGLMILFNGVSDMLEVHRMNNEIPVETKQKNTNKEQPEKIAALNFTLYDQYGKEHRLSEYKGKTVFLNFWATWCPPCRAEMPDIEALYKDYNENNHDVVIIGVASPNLGREGDQKYIEEFLKKEGHTFPVVFDHKGSLVYQYGINAFPSTFIIDKDGYVVKYVPGAMNKSTMKTLIESAK from the coding sequence ATGGAGAATTTAAATTTAAGTATCGTCTTTTTTGAAGGATTGATTTCTTTTTTATCACCGTGTATATTACCAATCTTGCCCGTATATTTAAGTATGCTGTCAAACAGTAATCTAGATAATATTACAAGTAACGGGATTGCAAAAAATTCATTATTTAGAAATACGTTATTTTTCACCTTAGGAATTTCAACAACCTTCTTTTTATTAGGTTCGTCATTAAATGTTCTAACCTCATTTTTTAATGCAAATAAAGATATCATGATGATTATTGGTGGAATTTTTATTGTATTCATGGGATTATTCTATATGGATATTATAAAATCAAATTTTTTAAATCAAGAAAAAAGATTACAGCTAAAAGCAAAAAAGATGAATCCATTTACAGCATTTTTATTGGGATTTACCTTTAGTTTTGGCTGGACCCCATGTATAGGCCCTATACTTGCTTCAGTATTAATATTATCTTCAAGTGCGGATAGCTTAACAATATCGTATTTACTGATTGGATTATATACGCTAGGTTTTATCTTGCCCTTTCTTTTGTTTTCATTATTCTATAACAAGTTAGTTCATCGTGTGGATAAAATCAAACTTCATATGAGTAAAATAAAAAAAATTGGTGGCATAGTTCTAATGCTCTCAGGTTTAATGATTTTATTCAATGGAGTTAGTGACATGCTAGAAGTTCATAGGATGAATAACGAAATTCCAGTAGAAACCAAACAAAAGAATACAAATAAAGAACAACCCGAAAAAATAGCAGCTTTAAATTTTACTTTATATGATCAATATGGGAAAGAACATAGACTAAGCGAATATAAAGGTAAAACAGTATTTTTAAATTTTTGGGCAACGTGGTGCCCTCCATGCAGAGCAGAAATGCCCGATATAGAAGCATTATACAAAGACTATAATGAAAATAATCATGATGTAGTGATTATTGGCGTAGCCTCGCCAAATCTAGGGAGAGAAGGCGATCAAAAATATATAGAGGAATTCTTAAAAAAGGAAGGGCATACTTTCCCTGTAGTTTTTGATCATAAAGGGAGTTTAGTTTATCAGTATGGAATTAATGCATTTCCATCAACCTTTATTATTGATAAAGATGGTTATGTCGTAAAATATGTTCCAGGTGCAATGAATAAAAGCACCATGAAAACCCTAATAGAAAGTGCAAAATAA
- a CDS encoding catalase family protein: MQKNKVTTGDIIEILKKMMIKDQNSSFMMRAAHTKSLGLVKGYFTICPDLPKNLRIGLFRESKRYPAFIRFSNSNPKFTSDKLKDIRGVAIKLIDDTQTNFSQDFILASCPTLPFGTLNEFNEVLYWGLKNPFYLFLNTLFQGKLTKFIQVYKMTKHDTSPLDIKYWSITPYAFGNYAVKYLLRPTSTYHSTLPKDLTDAYLSTNMQRHLLTNDATFDFCIQLQKDKTKMPIDDVSIQWSETESKPIKIAEIRILAQNFNTKERAYFSEILTYSPANSLIEHKPLGAINQARVEIYNELSASRCAKNQIPKLIPTENNFTSKKSDSCLYSNKKVKLLPMQCMNQQAFYFICTKIHSNN, translated from the coding sequence TTGCAAAAAAATAAAGTAACGACAGGAGATATCATTGAAATCTTAAAGAAAATGATGATAAAAGATCAAAATTCTAGCTTCATGATGCGCGCCGCCCATACGAAAAGTCTTGGACTAGTTAAAGGATACTTTACGATATGCCCTGACCTCCCTAAAAACCTACGCATAGGGTTATTCCGGGAATCCAAAAGATATCCCGCATTTATACGTTTTTCAAACTCTAACCCTAAATTCACTAGTGATAAACTAAAAGATATCCGTGGAGTTGCGATAAAGTTAATTGATGATACCCAAACAAACTTCTCTCAGGATTTTATTTTAGCAAGCTGCCCTACTCTGCCCTTTGGAACATTAAATGAATTTAATGAAGTTCTCTACTGGGGATTAAAAAACCCTTTCTACTTATTCCTCAATACGTTATTTCAAGGAAAATTAACTAAGTTCATACAAGTTTATAAAATGACGAAACATGATACAAGCCCTTTAGATATTAAATATTGGAGCATAACTCCCTATGCGTTTGGAAACTATGCAGTAAAATACCTTCTGCGCCCAACGTCTACTTATCATAGCACCCTACCCAAAGACTTAACTGACGCATACCTATCAACAAATATGCAACGTCACTTACTTACCAACGATGCAACTTTTGATTTTTGCATACAACTTCAAAAAGATAAAACAAAAATGCCAATAGATGATGTCAGCATTCAATGGAGTGAAACAGAATCTAAGCCTATCAAAATAGCTGAAATCCGCATTCTCGCTCAAAACTTTAATACGAAAGAGCGTGCCTATTTTTCTGAAATCTTAACCTACTCTCCAGCAAACAGTCTTATCGAACATAAACCTCTCGGTGCAATAAATCAAGCAAGAGTAGAAATTTATAACGAATTATCCGCATCTCGTTGCGCAAAAAATCAAATCCCCAAGCTTATTCCAACGGAAAACAATTTTACTTCTAAAAAATCCGATTCTTGCTTGTATTCCAATAAAAAAGTAAAACTCCTGCCAATGCAATGCATGAATCAGCAGGCGTTTTACTTTATTTGTACAAAAATTCATTCTAATAATTAA
- a CDS encoding MerR family transcriptional regulator — translation MNKSWSIGEIANLFDISPETLRYYERAGIISINKNKKNGYRNYSYEDIVILMDILFFRKLDVPLKDIDEIIKTKNLKEIIMLLNAKQRLLSRKIDEIQHQQEILAKVIEQYEASVNHIGQFKLVSTPNFKFKIMGVHDDDLFTLINNLKKIDEHSIHTIEYLLLITEEDLQQNTNFNSIKFGIFIDNDDYRLVDRLKSLGLSNMDEGEYLYTILATNYNVDVNDTLAEAKVWLNNNQYHIAGPLYGHYMASCHSEQLDFYEVWIKAEKNI, via the coding sequence ATGAACAAAAGCTGGTCAATTGGAGAAATAGCTAATCTATTCGATATATCTCCTGAAACATTGCGCTATTATGAAAGAGCAGGCATAATTTCAATCAATAAAAATAAAAAGAATGGTTATAGAAATTATTCTTACGAAGATATTGTAATACTTATGGATATATTATTTTTTCGTAAATTGGACGTTCCATTGAAGGATATCGACGAAATTATCAAAACTAAAAATTTAAAAGAAATCATAATGCTTTTAAATGCAAAACAGCGATTATTATCACGTAAAATAGACGAAATTCAACACCAACAAGAAATACTCGCCAAAGTAATAGAACAATATGAGGCTAGCGTCAATCATATTGGCCAATTCAAACTAGTTTCTACCCCAAACTTTAAATTTAAAATTATGGGGGTACATGATGATGATCTTTTTACTCTAATAAATAACTTAAAGAAAATAGATGAGCATTCTATACATACGATTGAATATTTGCTACTAATAACCGAAGAAGATCTACAACAAAATACTAATTTCAACTCAATTAAATTTGGCATATTTATTGATAATGATGATTATAGACTAGTTGATCGCTTGAAAAGTCTTGGACTTAGCAACATGGATGAAGGCGAGTATTTGTATACCATCCTAGCAACAAATTATAATGTTGATGTCAATGATACTTTGGCTGAAGCGAAAGTTTGGCTAAATAACAACCAATACCACATCGCTGGCCCGTTATATGGTCACTATATGGCAAGCTGTCATAGCGAACAGTTAGATTTTTATGAAGTATGGATAAAAGCCGAAAAAAACATTTGA
- a CDS encoding DMT family transporter, which yields MNGYIFLGIAIILEIFSTSMMKASEGFTKMLPSVIFIIGMGISFYSLSQALASIPLGIAYAIWSGVGTALTAVIAVLIWKEQLNLYTVIGIVLIIAGVAILNLKGSGH from the coding sequence ATGAATGGGTATATTTTTTTGGGAATCGCAATCATTTTAGAAATTTTTTCGACTTCTATGATGAAAGCCTCAGAAGGTTTTACTAAAATGCTGCCATCAGTGATTTTTATTATTGGAATGGGAATTTCCTTCTATTCTCTATCGCAAGCGTTGGCAAGTATTCCGTTAGGAATTGCTTATGCAATTTGGTCTGGAGTAGGGACTGCATTAACAGCTGTAATAGCCGTTTTGATTTGGAAAGAACAATTAAATCTATATACGGTTATTGGAATTGTACTCATTATTGCTGGAGTGGCAATATTAAATTTAAAGGGATCCGGGCATTAA
- a CDS encoding GNAT family N-acetyltransferase: MIREATKNDLSDILEIYNDAILNTTAVYDYQAHTLEDRVLWYENKKRDGYPLLVFEKDAKVVAYATFGPFRAWPAYKYTIEHSVYVHQDYRGAGIATQMMQEIIKIATGREYATLVAGIDAANESSIKLHKKLGFEFSGTIKKAGFKFNQWLDLAFYQLELKGPKKPIEE, encoded by the coding sequence ATGATTCGAGAAGCAACGAAAAATGATTTATCAGACATATTAGAAATTTATAATGATGCGATATTAAATACAACGGCAGTTTATGACTATCAAGCACATACGCTTGAGGATAGAGTTTTGTGGTATGAGAATAAAAAACGGGATGGATATCCACTACTTGTTTTTGAAAAGGATGCCAAAGTTGTTGCCTATGCTACCTTTGGACCTTTTCGAGCATGGCCAGCATATAAGTACACCATAGAACATTCTGTATATGTACATCAAGATTATCGTGGGGCAGGGATTGCAACGCAAATGATGCAGGAAATTATAAAAATAGCGACTGGAAGAGAATACGCAACACTTGTAGCTGGGATTGATGCAGCAAATGAAAGTAGTATAAAATTACATAAAAAGCTCGGCTTTGAATTTTCAGGTACAATAAAAAAAGCAGGTTTCAAATTTAATCAATGGCTAGATTTAGCTTTTTATCAGTTAGAATTAAAAGGACCGAAGAAGCCTATAGAGGAATAA
- the hdhB gene encoding 7beta-hydroxysteroid dehydrogenase, producing MDFREKYGQWAIVLGATEGIGKAAAFEFARRGMDVILVGRRKEALEALAKEIHVETGKEIKVLPQDLSEYDAAEKLISATKDLDMGAVNYVACLHAMGEYNKINYETYEQMYRVNIRTFSRLLHYFIGKFKERNRGAFITIGSLSGWTSLPFCAEYAAQKSYMMLVTEGVAYECKNTNVDVLLLTAGSTITPTWLKNKPADPKAVAAAMYPEDVVKDGFDQLGKTYSYLAGEINRENMQKNRSLDRNEVIEKLGKMFEHMA from the coding sequence ATGGACTTTCGCGAAAAGTATGGGCAATGGGCAATTGTATTAGGTGCTACTGAAGGGATTGGGAAAGCGGCTGCATTTGAGTTTGCTAGAAGAGGGATGGATGTCATTTTAGTCGGTCGAAGAAAAGAAGCTTTAGAAGCTTTGGCAAAGGAAATTCATGTGGAAACGGGGAAGGAAATAAAAGTATTGCCACAAGATTTGTCCGAATATGATGCGGCGGAAAAATTAATTTCTGCAACCAAAGACTTAGATATGGGGGCGGTGAATTATGTTGCGTGTCTACATGCGATGGGAGAATACAATAAAATTAATTATGAAACATATGAACAAATGTATAGGGTAAATATAAGGACATTTTCAAGACTATTACATTATTTTATTGGAAAATTTAAAGAGCGAAATCGCGGGGCATTCATTACGATAGGTTCTTTATCAGGATGGACTTCGCTGCCATTTTGTGCTGAATATGCCGCACAAAAATCTTACATGATGTTAGTTACTGAAGGTGTAGCCTATGAATGTAAAAATACAAATGTCGATGTGCTCTTATTAACTGCAGGCTCAACAATTACACCTACTTGGCTTAAAAATAAGCCAGCTGACCCTAAAGCCGTAGCCGCGGCTATGTACCCCGAAGATGTTGTTAAAGATGGCTTTGATCAGCTAGGCAAAACCTATAGTTATTTAGCTGGTGAGATAAATAGAGAAAACATGCAAAAAAATAGAAGTTTAGATAGAAATGAAGTAATTGAGAAATTAGGAAAAATGTTTGAGCATATGGCTTAA
- a CDS encoding MATE family efflux transporter encodes MNTNVLGQEKIWKLFIKYSVPAIIGMLVLGMDAIIDGYFVGNYIGANGLASTNIAMPFNSIILTIGIIVGIGVQSIIGRSLGQQNHTNAKNAFKTAIIMITAICILTTLGSILFAEHIAMFLGANAEIIEDTVTYIRYSSIFLPFIGLMLVLDYVLKVIGKPTYAMVTLVVSIVLNILLSYIMILQLNIGIKGAALASGFAYCFAVILAVIPFAITNKTVLSDGSFDKKIAYNIIYNGSSEGLGELGTAITTFLFNITLIRYTGELGVAAFTAISYLTFIGTNILLGLSDGIGSIVSYNYGSGQIKRIKKVLGLTAITATIIGITIFFAIFSFGSNLIYIFLNVENSEILNFAVTGAKIYAFAFLISGLNIIASGFFTAIGSPGKSAIIALNKGLIWISIGIIIYPQLFGIQGIWLAVPIAELITLSLSMILFYNQFKTNQL; translated from the coding sequence ATGAATACAAATGTTTTAGGTCAGGAAAAAATTTGGAAGCTTTTTATTAAATATAGCGTGCCTGCAATTATAGGTATGTTAGTTTTAGGAATGGATGCTATCATAGATGGATACTTTGTTGGTAACTATATTGGTGCAAATGGTCTAGCTAGCACAAATATTGCGATGCCCTTTAATAGTATAATACTTACTATCGGCATTATAGTTGGCATCGGAGTACAAAGTATCATTGGAAGATCACTTGGCCAACAAAATCATACAAATGCTAAAAATGCTTTTAAAACTGCTATAATTATGATTACAGCTATTTGTATTTTGACAACATTGGGTTCAATACTTTTTGCAGAACATATTGCTATGTTCTTAGGTGCAAATGCTGAAATTATTGAAGACACCGTCACTTACATTAGATATTCTAGCATATTCTTGCCATTTATCGGATTGATGTTGGTTCTCGACTATGTTTTAAAAGTTATAGGCAAACCTACTTATGCCATGGTAACGCTAGTAGTCTCAATCGTACTCAACATACTACTTAGTTATATAATGATTCTACAACTAAACATCGGTATTAAGGGAGCAGCATTAGCCTCGGGATTTGCTTATTGCTTCGCTGTTATTTTAGCTGTAATTCCATTTGCAATAACCAATAAAACAGTCTTATCAGACGGCAGTTTTGATAAAAAAATAGCGTATAATATTATTTATAATGGTTCATCCGAAGGGCTTGGAGAACTTGGAACGGCTATAACTACCTTTTTATTTAATATTACACTAATTCGTTATACAGGAGAACTAGGCGTAGCGGCATTCACGGCAATAAGTTACCTAACATTTATTGGTACTAATATCCTGCTCGGCTTATCTGATGGAATAGGTTCTATCGTTAGCTATAACTATGGTAGCGGTCAAATTAAGCGGATTAAGAAAGTATTAGGATTAACAGCAATAACTGCAACGATCATCGGTATAACGATCTTTTTTGCGATATTTAGTTTTGGAAGCAATCTAATTTATATTTTTCTTAATGTAGAAAATAGTGAAATTCTAAACTTTGCTGTAACTGGTGCTAAAATATATGCTTTTGCTTTCCTTATTAGTGGTCTTAATATTATCGCGTCAGGTTTCTTTACCGCTATCGGTAGCCCAGGAAAATCAGCCATTATTGCTTTAAATAAGGGGTTAATCTGGATATCTATTGGCATTATCATTTACCCCCAATTATTTGGTATTCAAGGTATATGGCTTGCAGTCCCGATTGCAGAACTCATAACATTGAGTCTATCAATGATACTATTTTATAATCAATTTAAAACAAATCAATTATAA
- a CDS encoding GNAT family N-acetyltransferase, whose protein sequence is MAVVFTEEKKFTREDIEGLFLSVNWESGRYPNRLFKALLHSSTVLTAWDGRKLVGLIRVLDDSEMLAYMHYVLVHPDYQGQGIAGQMVEVIKEKYKEYLYLELSPEESNTNFYKKHGFHRSPEGVAMQICNFNNKD, encoded by the coding sequence ATGGCAGTAGTATTTACAGAAGAAAAGAAGTTTACGAGGGAAGATATAGAAGGATTGTTTTTGTCAGTGAACTGGGAGTCTGGTCGATATCCGAATCGGCTTTTTAAAGCATTATTACATTCATCCACAGTATTAACTGCCTGGGATGGTAGAAAACTTGTAGGTTTGATTCGGGTGCTGGATGATAGTGAAATGCTGGCTTATATGCATTACGTATTGGTGCATCCAGACTATCAAGGGCAAGGCATTGCGGGGCAGATGGTAGAGGTAATCAAAGAAAAATATAAAGAATATCTTTATCTCGAACTTTCTCCCGAAGAAAGTAATACAAATTTCTATAAAAAACATGGATTTCATAGAAGTCCAGAGGGTGTTGCTATGCAGATTTGTAACTTTAACAATAAGGATTAA